In Flavobacterium piscisymbiosum, the sequence TAGTTCTTGAGATTGCAAAACCTTAAATTAATCATGAAAGCAACAAACACAATACGTTTGTTGCTTTTTTTTAATATAAAAAGCCATGATAAAAAGAATCGATGCTACAGATAAAGCTATTGAATTGATAAACATTCTAAAAGAAAAACACGGTGATTTGATGTTTTACCAAGCCGGAGGTTGTTGTGAAGGAACCCAGCCCCAATGTTTTGAAAAGGGTGGATATTATCAACGAATGGGAGATGTTTGTATAGGAACTATTGAAGATACAGAATTTTGGGTCGATAAGGATTTATTCGAATATTGGAAACATGCGCATTTTACGCTAAAAGTAATCGACGCTTTTGGAGTTGGCGGTTTTTCGCTAGAGACTCCTTTAAAGAAAACATTCCAAATCGAATATAGAATTTTTACCGAAGAAGAGGAGAAAAATTTGGAACCGGTACGTTTTGTTGAATAGGTTCTAAGTTGCTGAGATTCTAAGGTTCTAAGTTTTCAGAGTGACAAAGGAGCAAAGGAACAAAGGTTCAAAGGAACAAAAAGACAAAGAAATAAAGAGACAAAGAAATAAAAGAACAAAAAAACAAAGGTTTTGATGCACAAAGATTGACCGGAGAGACGCACAGCAGTGTGTCTAACACCTAGTATGTAAAATTGGAAAAATCAGCAGGAAAAATTGAAAAGGAAAATTGGTATGGGAATAGAAGCGTAGGCGCACTGCTGTGCATCGCTACAATGAATGTTGTGTTTATAAACGTTGATGTATAAAGGTTGAGAGATAAATATTACAGAATAAACATTCTAAAAAAACTTTGTCCCCTTGTTCCTCTAACCTTTGCAACTTTTAAAAAAAAACTCAGAACCTTAGAATCTCAGCAACTCAGAACCTTAATTAACATACAACAACTGATATTGTTTAGGTGTAATTCCTTCATGCTTTTTAAAAAGTCTTGTAAAATAATTGGCATCTTCAAAACCGGATAAATAACAAACCTCATTAATCTGAATGCCTGGATTTTTTAATAGTTTCTTGGCATGTTTTATCTTTTCATTCAAAACATACTCAATCGGACTCATGCCTAATTCCCTTTTGAAAAAGCGATAAAAAGAAGCTGTACTCATGCAGGCTTTTTCACTTAGGCTTTTCAGGTTTATATTTTCTTTTAAATTAAGCCTTATGAATTCCGTAACTTCAAAAATGGGATTGTTTGAAGAAACAGAAACTCCCTGATCAATTGATTTTGCTGTTTGTGTTTGTATAATTCTAATTATCAATTCCTGCAAAGTCAAATCGGCCAAAGCATCTTTTGTCATAGAAGTACCCATGCATTCTTTAATCAATTTATTGATTGTAAGGGCAAGATCTATGTTATTATAAAAAAAATAGTTTTGATGATTTAATTGCCAATAACAATCGCTGCCTTCTCTGGGATAATGTTGGTTTAGAAAATTTAAGGTATCGTTTATCTTAGATTGGTCGATTGCCAATGCCAAACATTGTGTTGGGTTTTCTTTTGAAGCTTCAGGAAAATCAATTTTCATTTCAACATTCGACGGAATTACTACCGTTTCTCCTGGCAGATAATCAAATCCGGGTTCATCAAAAAGATGCATTATCTTTTTTCCTCTTAACATACTGGTGACCACAAAATCGTTAAATTTTAATGGCACTAACTTAGAAGATTCGTAAGTTTCAAAAATATTTAATTCACAATGATTTAATGTGTAAACGGTCCTGTTTTCAACAAGTGTTTTTAATGATTTTTCGTTCGATAAATGAGGAGGGTTGATGAAAGCACGTTGATTGTTCATTATGATTAATTTTTGTGGCGACTTTAAATTTAATCAAAATAAGTTAATAAACATTAGATTTAACGTTTAATTAAATCAGTTCTTCAACATGTTTTTTAATGTTTTCCGCGATTTTTTTTGTTGGTAAATCATTTTCGTCATCACCAAAAGGATCTTCAATTTCTTCGGCAATAAGCTCTAAACTCGCCAGTACATAAAATATGAAAACAACGACCGGAGCAACAAAATAACCCAGACTAATAGAGTAACCAAAAGGCAGTGTCATAGTATAAAAGAAAATGAATTTTTTTATAAAAGCGCTGTAGGAGTAAGGAATAGGCGTGTTTTTAATTCTTTCACAAGCTCCACAAATATCTGTAAAGGATTGCAATTCTTCGTTTAAAATAATAAGCTGATCTCCGGTAATTTTTTTCGAATCATATAAATCATTGATTTTATGAAACATCATTCTTTTTACCTGATTCGGTTTATGTTTATGGTGATCAATTTCTAAATCTACATCATCAAAAAGCTGCTTACTGGTTTCAGTATCATGAAGATGTTTATGTAAAATTGAAGCATAAGTGGGAATGAATTTTCTGAAGAATTTTCGATCATTTTCATCCTTCAGCATTGCCGAAAGCTTAATAGCCAGATTACGGCTATTGTTTACGAGACCTCCCCATAGTTTTCGTCCTTCCCACCAACGATCATAGGCAGTATTGGTTCTAAAAACAAGTAATAACGAAATTACAAAACCTAACATTCCGTGCATAATTGGAATGTTATGGATGTAATCGTTTTTGCCTACTTTAAAATAGGCGATTTCAAGATATCCAATTATAGAAGAGTAAATTCCGATAGCAATCATTATCGGAAACAGTTTTCTTACTGTATCTGATTTATGAACGTGGAAAATAAAAGTAAACCAGTCCTTGGTATTATATGAGATCATTTAAATTTGTTTTGAAACAAATTTAATCTAAAAATTAATATTTCCTGCTAATTCTTTCAGGGCAATTTCAGATAATTTAGCCTCATATTGTGCGTTGCTGTAGCGTACTTTTGCATTTACATAATTCAGTTGGGCTGTTCTGAAATCAAGAGTTGTTATCGTTCCAATTCTAAATTTGTCAAGCGTAATGTCTAAATTTTGTTTGGCAATGGCTTGATTATCTTCTTCAAGATCAATTAATTCTAAGTTGGTTAAATACGTTTGGAAAGCCGTGCTCAATTGCGTATTCAAAATCATGCTTTGTTGCTCAATAGCAATTTGAGAGTTTTCGATCTGCAATTTTGCTACTTTTTCATTTCTATGCTGATTCAATCCATCAAAAAGATTTAGCGAAGCATTAAAACCATAATTAAAACCTTTTGAAGAGTTTTCGCTTGTAAATCCAAGACTTGACTGGCTTTCAGAAAAATTATAACCAGAAGTTAAATTTATGGTCGGATATCGGCTTGCTTTTACTTGTTTGAGTTGTAATTCTGCAATACGTTTATTGATAATCTGCGATTCTAAAGCCGGATTTTGTTTTTTTGCCAGATCCATTAAGTCTATCAAAACCAGTTTGTTATCTACAGTAACCAAATCAGTTACTGCAAAATCGATTTGTGGATCACGTGCCAAATACTGATTCAGTAAAATCTTGGCATTTTTATACGATTCTTTTTGTCTTAATAAAGCAACCTGATCTGTGTTTAAATCAACCTGAGCGTTTAAAACTTCTAATTTTGAAGCTTTACCAATGGTGAAACGGTTTTGTGCCAATTGAACTCTTTGTTTAGAAATTACAATTGTAGTATCTAAAGCTGATAACTGATGTTGTTGCTGTACCAAATCATAATAAGCCGAATTTACCTGACCAATTTTCATTAAAACCGTTCTTTTTAGTTCGGCATCGCCTAATTTTTGGAGCTCTTTTAACTGATCGTATCTCGCAAACATTCTCATTCCGTCAAAAACAGTCCAGCCTAAACTAACTCCATAAGTTAAACTGTTGTTTTTGGCATTATTTAATGTAGTTGATGTTCCGTCCTGACGTACCTGTGTTGAGTTTGTAACGTTGTTATTGTCTACAATATTAGCTGTTGCAGTTGGCAGAAAACCAACATTTCCAACGGTAACGTTTGTTTCGCTTATTGTTGAATTATTTTTGGCAATCTTAATTTCGAAGTTATTTTCTAAAGCTATTTTCATAGCGTCTTCGATAGTCAGGATTTCCTGTGCGCTGCTTTTTGCTACACAAAACAAAAATAAAACGAGACTTATTAATGTTATTTTAGTTTTCATATGATGAATGGTTAGCTGCGAATGACACTTTAAAAACGAAATTCACAGCTTCTATATTATTTCAAATTTTAATATCTATTTATGGCTCTCTCTTTCGTATTCTTCGATATGATCAAATTCCGGATAATGTTTTCTGGCTTTAGACCACATCAAATAAATAGCAGGAATTACAAAAAGTGTCAATGCTAATGAGAAAATAGTTCCTCCAACAATTACAACTCCCATCCCGATTCTACTCGTAGACGCCGCTCCAAGTGACATTGCAATTGGTAATGCTCCTAAGGCAATAGCCAAACTCGTCATTAAAATTGGGCGTAAACGTGCTTCTGATGCTTCAAGAATGGCTTCCATTTTTGGTTTTCCCTGTTCTCGCAGCTGATTGGCAAACTCTACAATCAAAATACCATTTTTAGTTACCAGACCAATAAGCATTACAGTACCAATCTGACTGAAAATATTCCAGGTTTGATTGAATAGCCATAAGGAGAATAAGGCTCCTGCAACGGCCATTGGCACGGTCAGAATAATAATCAACGGATCGATAAAACTCTCGAATTGTGCGGCAAGAATCAAAAAGATTAATAACAATGCCAATCCAAAGGCAAAAGAAGTATTCGAACTACTTTCTACAAAATCTCGCGATTCTCCACTTAAATCGGTGGTAAAACTCTGATCTAAAACTTTAGCTTTAATTCGATCCATTTCTTCGATACCATCGCTGATACTTTTGCCCGGCGCCAAACCTGCAGAAACCGTTGCCGACATGTATCTGTTATTATGATACAATTGCGGCGGGTTACTTTGCTCTTCGACTTTTACAACATTATCCATCTGAATCAACTGACCGGATTTGTTTCTCACAAACATCGAAGTTAAATCCAAAGGTTTCGAACGGTCTTTTTGATCAAACTGACCAATTACCTGATATTGTTTTCCGTTTTTAATGAAATATCCAAAACGCTGCCCGCTTAAAGAAAGCTGTAAAGTCTGAGCGATATCCATAATTGATATTCCTAAACTCTCGGCTTTTTCGCGATCGATACTTACGTTGATTTCAGGTTTATTAAATTTTAAATTGACATCTGAGGTTGAGAAAACATCACTTTTACCCACTTCACTCATGAAAACGGGAATTTTTTCTCTTAGTTTTTCAAAATTTGGAGCCTGAATAATGTACTGAATCGGAAGTCCACCACGTCGGTTTACGGCAATGGTAGGCTGCTGAATTACAGATGTTTTAGCATCCGGATATTTTTTAGTCCATTTAGTTAACTGATCCGCAATTTCTTTTTGAGATTTGGTTCTTTCGTTTGGTTCTTTTAGTGAAAGTCTGATAAAACCTGAATTTGTTGCAGAACCTCCTGAACCTCCAGCGGTAATAACTAAACTTACTTTTTTCTCCGGGATAGAATCATCAACCAATCTTGACATTTCCTGCATGAAACGGTTGGTATAATCATAAGACGAACCTTCCGGAGTTGTCATACGCATCGTTACAGAACTACGGTCATCATAAGGTGCAGTTTCTTTTGGAAGTATGGTGAAAAATAAATAAATCAATCCAAAACAGGCAATAAGAATAGGGAAAGAGATCCATTTTTTTTCCATGAATCTGCCTAATGAAGCTGCATATCCACTATTTAATTTTTCGAAAAATGGTTCGGTTTTTATGTAGAATTTCGATTTTTTCTGTTCTCCGCCTTTCATTAAATAAGCATTCAACATTGGCGTTAAAGTCAATGATACAAATGCTGAAATTAAAACCGCGGCTCCAATCACGACCCCAAATTCCCGAAAGAGTCGGCCTACGAAACCTTCTAAGAAAATTACAGGTAAAAATACCGCAGCAAGTGTTACTGAAATCGAGATTACGGCATAGAAAATTTCATTAGAACCTTTGATGGCCGCTTCGATTGGCGACATTCCTTCTTCGACTTTTTTGAAGATATTTTCGGTTACTACAATTCCGTCATCCACCACCAGACCGGTTGCCAATACAATGGCCAATAAAGTTAATACGTTGATTGAGAATCCAAAAAGCCACATAATAAAAAACGTAGCAATTAAAGATACCGGAATATCAATTAAAGGTCTGAATGCAATCGCCCAATCCCTAAAAAACAAATAGATAATGATAATTACCAGAATAATCGAGATTCCTAAAGTTTCGGCTACTTCATGTACCGACTTTTTTACGAAAAGGGTATTGTCA encodes:
- a CDS encoding efflux RND transporter permease subunit, whose product is MSLSTTSIKRPVLTIVLNLLIILFGFIGYTFLGVREFPSIDPAQVSIRTNYTGANSDIIESQITEPLEKAVNAIDGIRNITSSSNQGSSNITIEFNLDKNLEEAANDVRDKVSQAVRSLPQDIDAPPVVSKADADSESIISMTVQSDSRSSLELSDYAENVISQRLETIPGVSGVQIWGQKRYAMRLWIDPIKLNAYNCTVSDVRNALNAQNVELPSGKLTGNNTELTVKTIGNLSKPEEFNNIIIRTDGDKIVRLSDVGGAELGPENIETSLTSSGLPMIGMAIVPMPGANYLDISKEFYKKYDALKKDLPKDIKLNIALDNTLFVKKSVHEVAETLGISIILVIIIIYLFFRDWAIAFRPLIDIPVSLIATFFIMWLFGFSINVLTLLAIVLATGLVVDDGIVVTENIFKKVEEGMSPIEAAIKGSNEIFYAVISISVTLAAVFLPVIFLEGFVGRLFREFGVVIGAAVLISAFVSLTLTPMLNAYLMKGGEQKKSKFYIKTEPFFEKLNSGYAASLGRFMEKKWISFPILIACFGLIYLFFTILPKETAPYDDRSSVTMRMTTPEGSSYDYTNRFMQEMSRLVDDSIPEKKVSLVITAGGSGGSATNSGFIRLSLKEPNERTKSQKEIADQLTKWTKKYPDAKTSVIQQPTIAVNRRGGLPIQYIIQAPNFEKLREKIPVFMSEVGKSDVFSTSDVNLKFNKPEINVSIDREKAESLGISIMDIAQTLQLSLSGQRFGYFIKNGKQYQVIGQFDQKDRSKPLDLTSMFVRNKSGQLIQMDNVVKVEEQSNPPQLYHNNRYMSATVSAGLAPGKSISDGIEEMDRIKAKVLDQSFTTDLSGESRDFVESSSNTSFAFGLALLLIFLILAAQFESFIDPLIIILTVPMAVAGALFSLWLFNQTWNIFSQIGTVMLIGLVTKNGILIVEFANQLREQGKPKMEAILEASEARLRPILMTSLAIALGALPIAMSLGAASTSRIGMGVVIVGGTIFSLALTLFVIPAIYLMWSKARKHYPEFDHIEEYERESHK
- a CDS encoding DUF779 domain-containing protein, encoding MIKRIDATDKAIELINILKEKHGDLMFYQAGGCCEGTQPQCFEKGGYYQRMGDVCIGTIEDTEFWVDKDLFEYWKHAHFTLKVIDAFGVGGFSLETPLKKTFQIEYRIFTEEEEKNLEPVRFVE
- a CDS encoding bestrophin family protein, yielding MISYNTKDWFTFIFHVHKSDTVRKLFPIMIAIGIYSSIIGYLEIAYFKVGKNDYIHNIPIMHGMLGFVISLLLVFRTNTAYDRWWEGRKLWGGLVNNSRNLAIKLSAMLKDENDRKFFRKFIPTYASILHKHLHDTETSKQLFDDVDLEIDHHKHKPNQVKRMMFHKINDLYDSKKITGDQLIILNEELQSFTDICGACERIKNTPIPYSYSAFIKKFIFFYTMTLPFGYSISLGYFVAPVVVFIFYVLASLELIAEEIEDPFGDDENDLPTKKIAENIKKHVEELI
- a CDS encoding TolC family protein; amino-acid sequence: MKTKITLISLVLFLFCVAKSSAQEILTIEDAMKIALENNFEIKIAKNNSTISETNVTVGNVGFLPTATANIVDNNNVTNSTQVRQDGTSTTLNNAKNNSLTYGVSLGWTVFDGMRMFARYDQLKELQKLGDAELKRTVLMKIGQVNSAYYDLVQQQHQLSALDTTIVISKQRVQLAQNRFTIGKASKLEVLNAQVDLNTDQVALLRQKESYKNAKILLNQYLARDPQIDFAVTDLVTVDNKLVLIDLMDLAKKQNPALESQIINKRIAELQLKQVKASRYPTINLTSGYNFSESQSSLGFTSENSSKGFNYGFNASLNLFDGLNQHRNEKVAKLQIENSQIAIEQQSMILNTQLSTAFQTYLTNLELIDLEEDNQAIAKQNLDITLDKFRIGTITTLDFRTAQLNYVNAKVRYSNAQYEAKLSEIALKELAGNINF
- a CDS encoding AraC family transcriptional regulator — encoded protein: MNNQRAFINPPHLSNEKSLKTLVENRTVYTLNHCELNIFETYESSKLVPLKFNDFVVTSMLRGKKIMHLFDEPGFDYLPGETVVIPSNVEMKIDFPEASKENPTQCLALAIDQSKINDTLNFLNQHYPREGSDCYWQLNHQNYFFYNNIDLALTINKLIKECMGTSMTKDALADLTLQELIIRIIQTQTAKSIDQGVSVSSNNPIFEVTEFIRLNLKENINLKSLSEKACMSTASFYRFFKRELGMSPIEYVLNEKIKHAKKLLKNPGIQINEVCYLSGFEDANYFTRLFKKHEGITPKQYQLLYVN